In a single window of the Terrirubrum flagellatum genome:
- a CDS encoding IclR family transcriptional regulator gives MTTLASAAEVLRCFSLDRPYLTVTSTSTLLGTPKSTASRLLRSMMEAGYLETIGASKKYRPAALLYEVGRLYRDASSLTVRAHEVVARVCAQTGHTGYVSRRQGLDIVAVTDIPGTNALRVASSIGRRLEAFASATGRTLLARLSDEAVRQLYSAPLIPPSPTAPQNLDELLSRLAMVRRVGYAESNDESNRGVGALAVGVGDPETAEEVSLCISFPAAMITAEERRTIIGALRAGAAEIAAITRDPLFVHDPDVREPSMSAMAPISVSSRRVMA, from the coding sequence ATGACGACACTCGCCAGCGCCGCGGAGGTCCTTCGCTGCTTCTCCCTCGATCGCCCCTATCTCACAGTCACCTCGACCTCCACGCTCCTGGGAACGCCGAAAAGCACCGCTTCGCGCCTTCTCCGCAGTATGATGGAGGCGGGCTATCTCGAGACGATCGGCGCCTCCAAGAAGTACCGGCCCGCCGCGCTGCTTTATGAAGTCGGTCGGCTCTATCGCGACGCCTCTTCGCTCACCGTGCGCGCCCATGAAGTCGTGGCGCGCGTCTGCGCCCAGACCGGCCATACCGGCTATGTCAGCCGCCGGCAGGGCCTCGACATCGTCGCGGTGACAGACATCCCCGGCACGAACGCGCTGCGCGTCGCAAGTTCGATCGGACGCCGCCTCGAAGCCTTCGCCAGCGCGACCGGCCGCACCTTGCTCGCCCGGTTGAGCGACGAGGCTGTGCGCCAGCTCTATTCCGCGCCGCTGATCCCGCCGTCGCCGACGGCCCCGCAGAATCTCGATGAGCTTCTGTCGCGCCTCGCGATGGTGCGCCGCGTCGGCTACGCCGAGAGCAACGATGAATCGAACCGCGGCGTCGGCGCGCTTGCGGTCGGCGTCGGCGATCCGGAAACGGCCGAGGAGGTCAGCCTCTGCATTTCCTTCCCGGCGGCGATGATCACCGCTGAAGAGCGGCGCACGATCATCGGCGCCTTGCGCGCCGGCGCAGCCGAGATCGCGGCGATCACGCGCGATCCGCTTTTTGTTCACGACCCTGATGTTCGTGAGCCCTCGATGAGCGCCATGGCGCCGATTTCCGTTTCGTCCAGGCGGGTGATGGCATGA
- the pcaC gene encoding 4-carboxymuconolactone decarboxylase, protein MADDLYAKGMATRRTVLGDAHVDRAEANKTPFDADFQHFITETAWGAVWSRPHFNKRERSLVTLAILAALGRWEEVALHVRATANTGATEEDLKELMLHVAVYAGVPAANHAIKVVKDTLTQMKAAKT, encoded by the coding sequence ATGGCCGACGATCTCTACGCGAAAGGCATGGCGACGCGGCGCACGGTGCTTGGCGACGCCCATGTCGATCGCGCCGAAGCGAACAAGACGCCGTTCGACGCCGACTTCCAGCATTTCATCACCGAGACCGCGTGGGGCGCGGTCTGGTCGCGCCCGCATTTCAACAAGCGCGAGCGCAGTCTCGTCACGCTCGCCATTCTCGCGGCGCTCGGCCGCTGGGAGGAAGTCGCGCTGCATGTCCGCGCCACGGCGAATACCGGCGCGACGGAAGAAGACCTGAAAGAGCTGATGCTCCATGTCGCCGTTTACGCCGGCGTGCCCGCCGCCAATCACGCAATCAAGGTGGTCAAGGACACGCTGACCCAGATGAAGGCCGCGAAAACCTGA
- a CDS encoding hydantoinase B/oxoprolinase family protein, translated as MTKASQRWRIGFDIGGTFTDFILYDGDNSAVRLHKRLTTPHDPSEAALIGLEELVAMEGIRLCDISEMVHGTTLVTNAVIERKGAKLGLITTSGFRDILELGVEQRYDIYDLFLEFPQPLVSRDLCLEVNERIDRDGRIVTALDEAATRRQLRALADAGCEAIAVCFINAYRNPEHERAVGRIAREMFPDLPLSLSSDVVAELWEYQRCVTTCANAYVQPLMDRYIRRLERELSSRGFKGELRLMHSAGGLVSPQTARDFPIRLLESGPAGGGLATALFGALAGKKDVISFDMGGTTAKACMIEDGRCEIAPMMEAGRVHRFKKGSGLPIKAPVIDMIEIGAGGGSIAAIDEVGLLKVGPHSAGSDPGPACYGMGGSKPTVTDANLVLGYYDPGFFLGGRMKLDLDAAREAMMTVAKPLGLSAEEAAWGIHKVVVEGMAAAARVHLVEKGKDPRGYSMVGFGGAGPAHAVDVARVMGVKEVIIPPASGAASALGFLAAPLSFELVRSLPTAFGKDFDAAKVNAALSELEAEGRKRLIEAGVAEKDVVVERTADMRLIGQMHDISVPFPSGVLGHGHLDEIRAAFVKAYSARYTSVYEGAEMEAINFRVRCVGPTPSLSLKGATGGGDAATKIKGSRRAWFENGFVDAPVYDRYALRGGDAFAGPAIIEEREATTIIAPGDRVEIDDSLNIRIHVGFATDHAEIVASGMSFDEAVKRIESDPISLEIMWSRLVTVVEEMWLTICRTAFSLVISEAQDFACELLDPDGEPLAHSPRAMPVFNLTLPLAVKALLKRYPSETLKQGDVLITNDPWLCAGHLFDIAIVTPVFRDGKLVGLLGTVGHVSDIGGTKDSLRAREIYEEGFQIPPMKLFEEGRLNATLVELLRENVRDGDQVLGDLHSFVAANSIGAERLLSFMDDYGMHDLRALAHVVQGLSEKAMRDAIRALPDGVYHSEIWNNPLGTPMRYPLALTVKGDEIEIDFEGAPPQMAQGGLNSTLSYTSAHSTYPLKCMLTPNVRGNAGCYRPFTVKAPEGSILNPRKPASVNLRTRTGWYSAPNIFRALSDASPKSVQAFTGLPLVFNFYGVDSDGRTYSDMLFMGGGQGGSHRKDGKSGLLWPTSAANTSIELFEARVPVLVIEKTYVADSGGPGRHRGGLGQRCRVRKLHDDGKTTLVSAYPEGVKNPVKGLFGGQAGCEPYAKVYDRDGKLVQDCGTGALVALEDSSRVVEVRLAGGSGYGDPLERPRDLVARDVKLGYVSGEGAERDYGAQVAAAPEPAHAE; from the coding sequence ATGACGAAGGCTTCTCAGCGCTGGCGTATCGGTTTCGACATCGGCGGCACCTTCACCGACTTCATCCTCTATGACGGCGACAACAGCGCGGTCAGGCTGCACAAGCGGCTGACGACGCCGCATGATCCGTCGGAAGCGGCGCTGATCGGGCTTGAAGAACTCGTCGCCATGGAGGGGATCAGGCTCTGCGATATTTCCGAGATGGTGCATGGCACGACGCTCGTCACCAACGCCGTGATCGAGCGCAAGGGCGCAAAACTTGGCCTCATCACCACGTCGGGCTTCCGCGACATTCTCGAACTCGGCGTCGAGCAGCGCTACGATATCTACGATCTCTTCCTTGAATTTCCGCAGCCGCTGGTTTCGCGCGATCTCTGCCTTGAAGTGAACGAGCGCATCGATCGCGACGGCCGCATCGTGACCGCGCTCGACGAGGCCGCGACGCGTCGTCAGCTCCGCGCGCTGGCTGATGCAGGCTGCGAGGCGATCGCCGTCTGCTTCATCAACGCCTATCGCAATCCCGAGCATGAGCGCGCCGTCGGCCGCATCGCGCGCGAGATGTTCCCTGATCTGCCGCTGTCGCTGTCGAGCGACGTGGTTGCGGAATTGTGGGAGTATCAGCGCTGCGTCACCACTTGCGCCAACGCCTATGTGCAGCCGCTGATGGATCGCTACATCAGGCGGCTCGAACGCGAGCTGTCCTCGCGCGGCTTCAAGGGCGAACTGCGCCTGATGCATTCGGCCGGCGGCCTTGTCTCGCCGCAGACGGCGCGCGACTTCCCCATTCGCTTGCTTGAGAGCGGTCCCGCCGGTGGCGGTCTCGCGACGGCTTTGTTCGGCGCGCTCGCGGGCAAGAAGGATGTGATCTCCTTCGATATGGGCGGCACCACGGCGAAAGCCTGCATGATCGAGGACGGGCGCTGCGAGATCGCGCCAATGATGGAGGCGGGACGAGTCCACCGCTTCAAGAAAGGCTCCGGCCTGCCGATCAAGGCGCCTGTTATCGACATGATCGAGATCGGCGCCGGCGGTGGTTCGATCGCGGCGATCGATGAAGTCGGATTGCTGAAGGTCGGCCCGCATTCCGCCGGCTCCGATCCTGGCCCGGCCTGCTACGGCATGGGCGGAAGCAAGCCGACCGTCACCGACGCCAATCTCGTGCTCGGCTATTACGATCCCGGCTTCTTCCTCGGCGGCCGCATGAAGCTTGATCTCGATGCGGCGCGCGAGGCGATGATGACGGTCGCAAAGCCGCTCGGCCTTTCGGCTGAAGAAGCGGCGTGGGGCATCCACAAGGTCGTCGTCGAAGGCATGGCGGCGGCGGCGCGCGTGCATCTTGTCGAAAAGGGCAAGGACCCGCGCGGCTATTCCATGGTTGGCTTCGGCGGCGCCGGCCCGGCGCATGCGGTCGATGTGGCGCGCGTCATGGGCGTGAAGGAAGTGATCATTCCGCCCGCGTCCGGCGCGGCTTCGGCGCTGGGATTTCTCGCGGCGCCGCTCTCCTTTGAACTCGTGCGCTCGCTGCCGACCGCGTTCGGCAAGGATTTCGATGCTGCGAAGGTCAACGCAGCGCTTTCCGAGCTTGAGGCGGAAGGCCGCAAGCGTCTGATCGAGGCTGGCGTGGCGGAGAAGGATGTCGTCGTCGAGCGCACCGCCGACATGCGTCTGATCGGCCAGATGCACGACATCTCCGTGCCATTCCCGTCGGGCGTGCTCGGCCATGGCCATCTCGACGAGATCCGCGCCGCGTTCGTGAAGGCATACTCCGCGCGTTACACCTCGGTCTATGAAGGCGCCGAGATGGAGGCGATCAATTTCCGCGTCCGCTGCGTCGGGCCAACGCCGTCACTCTCGCTCAAAGGCGCGACCGGCGGCGGTGACGCGGCTACGAAGATCAAGGGCTCGCGCCGCGCCTGGTTCGAGAACGGTTTCGTTGATGCGCCGGTCTATGATCGCTACGCGCTGCGCGGCGGCGACGCGTTTGCCGGCCCCGCGATCATCGAGGAGCGCGAGGCGACGACGATCATCGCGCCGGGCGATCGCGTCGAAATCGATGACAGCCTCAACATCCGCATCCATGTCGGCTTCGCGACCGACCATGCCGAGATTGTCGCGTCGGGCATGAGCTTCGACGAAGCGGTGAAGCGCATCGAGAGCGATCCGATCTCGCTTGAGATCATGTGGAGCCGTCTGGTCACCGTCGTTGAGGAGATGTGGCTCACCATCTGCCGCACCGCCTTCTCGCTAGTGATCTCGGAAGCACAGGATTTCGCCTGCGAATTGCTCGATCCCGATGGCGAGCCGCTGGCGCACAGTCCGCGCGCCATGCCGGTGTTCAACCTCACGCTGCCGCTCGCGGTGAAGGCGCTGTTGAAGCGCTATCCCTCGGAGACGCTGAAGCAAGGCGACGTGCTGATCACCAATGATCCCTGGCTTTGCGCCGGGCATCTCTTCGACATCGCCATCGTCACGCCGGTGTTCCGCGACGGCAAGCTTGTCGGATTGCTCGGCACGGTCGGCCACGTCTCCGACATCGGCGGCACCAAGGATTCGCTGCGCGCGCGTGAAATCTATGAAGAGGGATTCCAGATCCCGCCGATGAAGCTGTTCGAGGAGGGCCGCCTCAATGCGACGCTCGTCGAACTGCTGCGCGAGAATGTCCGCGATGGCGATCAGGTGCTGGGCGACCTGCATTCCTTCGTCGCCGCGAATTCGATCGGCGCCGAGCGCCTCCTGTCCTTCATGGACGATTACGGCATGCACGATCTGCGCGCGCTGGCTCACGTCGTGCAGGGCCTGTCGGAGAAGGCGATGCGCGATGCGATCCGCGCGCTGCCGGACGGCGTCTATCACTCCGAGATCTGGAACAACCCGCTTGGCACGCCGATGCGCTATCCCTTGGCGCTGACGGTGAAGGGCGACGAGATCGAGATCGATTTCGAAGGCGCGCCGCCGCAGATGGCGCAGGGCGGGCTGAACTCGACGCTTAGCTACACGAGCGCCCATTCGACTTATCCCTTGAAATGCATGCTGACGCCGAATGTGCGCGGCAACGCCGGCTGCTACCGGCCTTTCACGGTGAAGGCGCCGGAAGGATCAATCCTCAATCCGAGGAAGCCGGCGTCCGTCAATCTGCGCACGCGCACCGGCTGGTATTCGGCGCCGAATATTTTCCGCGCTTTGTCGGACGCGTCGCCGAAGAGCGTGCAGGCTTTCACCGGCCTGCCGCTGGTGTTCAATTTCTATGGCGTAGACTCCGACGGCCGCACCTATTCCGACATGCTCTTCATGGGTGGCGGGCAGGGCGGCTCGCACCGCAAGGATGGCAAGTCGGGCCTGCTCTGGCCGACCTCGGCCGCCAACACCTCGATCGAGCTGTTCGAGGCGCGCGTGCCCGTTCTGGTCATCGAGAAGACCTACGTCGCCGACAGCGGCGGCCCGGGCCGCCATCGCGGCGGGCTTGGCCAGCGTTGCCGCGTGCGCAAGCTCCATGACGATGGCAAGACGACGCTCGTCTCCGCCTATCCCGAGGGCGTCAAGAATCCGGTGAAAGGATTGTTCGGCGGCCAGGCGGGCTGCGAGCCCTATGCCAAGGTCTACGACAGGGACGGCAAGCTTGTGCAGGATTGCGGCACCGGCGCGCTGGTCGCGCTGGAGGATTCTTCACGCGTTGTTGAAGTCAGACTCGCCGGCGGCTCCGGCTATGGCGATCCGCTTGAGCGGCCGCGCGATCTTGTCGCGCGCGACGTGAAGCTCGGCTATGTCTCCGGCGAAGGCGCTGAGCGCGATTATGGCGCGCAAGTTGCAGCGGCGCCGGAACCGGCCCATGCTGAATGA
- a CDS encoding ABC transporter permease, which translates to MLGYALRRIVLVIPVFIGLSILVFAIVRLLPGDPVGLAAGPNATKEELAAYAREYGLDRPLAAQYWSYATGLLRGDWGVSIFTRRPVAEDLRAFLPATLELVFAAMVIAVALGIPVGLASAVYRDRWPDYVSRTVALGAISMPRFFLGLLLQLLFAMWLGWLPLSGRFPLIEEPPPLLTGFLTIDSIAAGDWNALSLSLMHLALPAFAMSLSPLAAITRMMRASTIEVLQQDYVLTERALGLSPRLIIWKYVLRNAASATLTTIGLYFGWLLGGTVLVETVFDWPGIGLYATKSILTQDFMPVIGVTLCIGMMFVAVNLIVDLLYGVINPKVRLA; encoded by the coding sequence TTGCTCGGCTACGCGCTGCGCCGCATCGTTCTCGTCATTCCCGTCTTCATCGGGCTGTCCATTCTTGTCTTCGCGATCGTCCGGCTTTTGCCGGGCGACCCTGTTGGCCTCGCCGCAGGCCCCAACGCGACGAAGGAAGAACTTGCGGCCTATGCGCGCGAATATGGCCTCGATCGGCCTCTGGCTGCGCAATACTGGAGTTACGCCACGGGCCTGTTGAGAGGCGACTGGGGCGTCTCGATCTTCACGCGGCGGCCGGTGGCCGAAGATCTCCGGGCGTTCCTGCCGGCGACGCTTGAACTCGTCTTCGCCGCGATGGTTATCGCGGTCGCGCTTGGCATTCCGGTGGGGTTGGCGTCGGCGGTCTATCGCGACCGATGGCCCGACTATGTCTCGCGCACAGTCGCGCTCGGCGCGATCTCGATGCCGCGATTTTTCCTCGGGCTGCTGCTGCAATTGCTGTTTGCGATGTGGCTGGGATGGCTGCCCTTGTCGGGCCGCTTCCCACTGATCGAGGAGCCGCCGCCTCTTCTGACAGGCTTTCTTACGATCGACTCGATTGCGGCCGGCGACTGGAACGCGCTGTCGCTCTCGCTGATGCATCTCGCCTTGCCCGCCTTCGCCATGTCGCTGTCGCCGCTCGCGGCCATCACGCGCATGATGCGGGCTTCGACAATCGAGGTGCTGCAGCAGGATTATGTCTTGACCGAGCGCGCGCTTGGCCTCTCGCCGCGCCTGATCATCTGGAAATATGTGCTGCGCAACGCGGCGTCTGCGACGCTGACCACCATCGGCCTCTATTTCGGCTGGCTGCTCGGCGGCACTGTGCTTGTCGAGACGGTGTTCGATTGGCCAGGCATCGGCCTCTACGCCACGAAGTCGATCCTGACGCAGGACTTCATGCCCGTAATCGGCGTCACGCTCTGCATCGGCATGATGTTCGTCGCGGTCAATCTGATTGTCGATCTGCTCTATGGCGTGATCAATCCGAAGGTTCGGCTCGCATGA
- a CDS encoding ABC transporter substrate-binding protein, translating into MSFTRRSLMAGAAAAASMAPFADISFAQARKVLIMASGQDIPNFDPHVTTGYTPILMMRNTYDSLVRIEGNPPKPVPHLAASWTVSPDGMEYVFKLDPKAKFHDGTPVDADAVKYNFDRILRLKKGNSWMVSGVLGPDSVQVIDKGTVRIKLTKPFVAFLQVLVWQWIANPKVIEANKGTDDAQNYLRANIAGSGAFRVKRAEPGSLYEFERVADAWNPGGGNLSGAIMRIVRETATQRLMLQRGEAHVALDLTSEDMDALKDKPGVVSVIEPEFRTFSIKMNTENGPLADVNLRRAISWAFDYQAMLDTAGYADLMIGPLPTGIFGHDPKLAVPRTDLAKAKEYLAKSKSPTGGIKLEMVHVTGLEQQRRWALVMLDSLKKLNIDLEIKPTLWTDMVARCRSPQTAPDLMPVYQTANYGDPDNIAYAAYHSANNGSWQNMVYHTAKVDKLIEDARAEVNEDKRKALYLEFQKQVVDDAADIFGVLEKRKLAFRDGVQNWKFVPVASNAIELAPLSLK; encoded by the coding sequence ATGAGTTTCACACGTCGTTCGCTGATGGCCGGCGCGGCCGCTGCGGCGTCCATGGCGCCGTTCGCCGACATTTCTTTCGCGCAGGCGCGCAAAGTCCTGATCATGGCGTCGGGGCAGGACATTCCGAACTTCGATCCGCATGTCACGACCGGCTACACGCCGATCCTGATGATGCGGAACACCTATGACAGCCTCGTGCGCATCGAAGGCAATCCGCCGAAGCCGGTGCCGCATCTCGCCGCGTCCTGGACCGTGTCGCCTGACGGCATGGAATATGTGTTCAAGCTCGATCCCAAGGCGAAATTCCATGATGGAACGCCTGTTGACGCCGATGCGGTGAAATACAATTTCGATCGCATTCTGCGCCTGAAGAAGGGCAATTCCTGGATGGTGTCGGGCGTGCTTGGCCCCGACAGCGTGCAGGTCATCGACAAGGGCACGGTCAGGATCAAGCTGACGAAGCCGTTCGTCGCCTTCCTGCAGGTGCTCGTCTGGCAATGGATCGCCAATCCCAAGGTGATCGAGGCGAACAAGGGAACCGACGACGCGCAGAATTATCTGCGCGCCAACATCGCCGGCTCCGGCGCCTTCCGCGTCAAGCGCGCCGAGCCCGGCAGCCTATACGAGTTCGAGCGCGTCGCAGACGCTTGGAATCCTGGCGGCGGCAATCTCTCCGGCGCCATCATGCGCATCGTTCGCGAAACCGCGACGCAGCGGCTGATGCTTCAGCGCGGCGAGGCGCATGTGGCGCTTGATCTGACGTCGGAAGACATGGACGCGCTGAAGGACAAGCCCGGCGTCGTCTCCGTCATCGAGCCGGAATTCCGCACCTTCTCGATCAAGATGAACACCGAGAACGGTCCGCTCGCCGATGTGAATTTGCGTCGCGCGATTTCCTGGGCCTTCGACTATCAGGCGATGCTCGACACGGCCGGCTACGCCGACCTGATGATCGGCCCGCTGCCGACCGGCATCTTCGGCCATGATCCGAAGCTTGCGGTGCCGCGCACCGACCTCGCCAAGGCGAAGGAATATCTGGCGAAGAGCAAGAGCCCGACTGGCGGCATCAAGCTCGAAATGGTGCATGTCACCGGCCTCGAGCAGCAGCGCCGCTGGGCGCTCGTCATGCTCGACAGCCTGAAGAAGCTGAATATCGATCTCGAAATCAAGCCAACGCTCTGGACCGACATGGTGGCGCGCTGCCGCTCGCCGCAGACCGCTCCCGATCTGATGCCGGTCTATCAGACCGCGAATTACGGCGACCCCGACAATATCGCCTACGCCGCATACCATTCGGCGAATAACGGCTCTTGGCAGAACATGGTCTATCACACCGCCAAGGTGGACAAGCTGATCGAAGATGCGCGCGCCGAAGTGAACGAGGACAAGCGCAAGGCGCTTTATCTCGAATTCCAGAAACAGGTCGTCGATGACGCTGCTGATATTTTCGGCGTGCTGGAGAAGCGCAAGCTGGCGTTCCGCGATGGCGTGCAGAACTGGAAGTTCGTGCCCGTCGCCTCGAACGCGATCGAGCTCGCGCCGCTGTCGCTGAAGTAA